Proteins found in one Candidatus Gastranaerophilales bacterium genomic segment:
- a CDS encoding FkbM family methyltransferase: protein MFKKNPYKKLFQQIKKNSKIVLYGAGDIGKAIKDNLAKQRKDVEVVFFIDTSRKGVFEGLQVISPFDLKDYNDKYDQIIIASNHNRNDMYLVLTALRVNRKKIVKVPLDGVLRSIQDEKINNALKVFKENSDKKLYKFVSEVQLKTKNKEKHVNKIRERFKGFKELVAGIYPEEQYLEYTNKDAVEVAIDGGAFNGIHALIFLSEFKNVKKIYSFEPNYEDFKARFNSDIKARLIESSPNIELVEKGLWIKEDVLEFKSVATNKAASCICDAKDYTRYEGDILRIKTTSIDKFVKDNNIEKIDFIKLDVENSEIKVIEGAKNTILKDRPQMAISIYHSPEHFLQIPIILDELLTDYVFRLGHYSENYCETVMYAIPKELYKA from the coding sequence ATGTTTAAAAAAAATCCATATAAAAAGCTGTTTCAGCAAATTAAAAAAAATTCAAAAATTGTGCTTTACGGTGCAGGTGATATTGGAAAAGCTATAAAAGATAATCTTGCAAAACAACGTAAAGATGTGGAAGTTGTTTTTTTTATTGATACTTCCAGGAAAGGTGTTTTTGAAGGACTTCAGGTGATTTCTCCTTTTGATTTGAAAGATTATAATGATAAATATGACCAAATTATTATAGCTTCGAATCATAATAGGAATGACATGTACTTGGTTTTGACTGCGCTTAGGGTAAATCGGAAAAAAATCGTTAAAGTACCCTTGGATGGAGTATTGAGAAGTATTCAAGATGAAAAAATTAATAATGCATTAAAAGTTTTCAAAGAAAATAGTGATAAAAAGTTATATAAGTTTGTGTCAGAAGTTCAATTAAAAACTAAAAATAAAGAAAAACATGTAAACAAAATCCGAGAACGTTTTAAGGGGTTCAAAGAGTTAGTAGCGGGTATTTATCCGGAAGAGCAATATTTGGAATACACGAATAAAGATGCTGTAGAAGTTGCTATTGACGGCGGTGCGTTTAACGGTATACACGCCTTGATATTTTTATCAGAATTTAAAAACGTAAAAAAAATCTATTCTTTTGAACCTAATTATGAAGATTTTAAAGCACGGTTTAATTCCGACATTAAAGCACGTTTAATAGAAAGCAGTCCTAATATTGAATTAGTCGAAAAAGGTCTTTGGATAAAAGAGGATGTATTAGAGTTTAAGAGTGTAGCAACAAATAAAGCAGCTTCATGTATATGTGATGCAAAAGATTATACTCGTTATGAAGGAGATATTTTAAGAATTAAAACAACTTCCATAGACAAATTTGTGAAGGATAATAATATAGAAAAGATTGATTTTATAAAATTGGATGTAGAAAATTCCGAGATAAAAGTTATTGAGGGAGCTAAAAATACAATTCTAAAGGACAGACCTCAAATGGCTATTTCGATTTACCATTCACCTGAACATTTTCTTCAAATTCCAATTATTCTTGATGAATTGTTAACTGATTATGTTTTCAGGTTAGGACACTATTCGGAAAATTATTGCGAAACAGTTATGTATGCTATTCCAAAAGAATTGTATAAGGCATGA
- a CDS encoding YkgJ family cysteine cluster protein: MSNYYERYLNLIDKKVEGFFEQQAPYIKCKKGCSYCCESGSYPITELEFKYMRLGFSKLDRVKQTLVLQNIRKIKQGRNDNEDEFLYQCPFLIDKICCIYEYRGLICRVFGLPYFDKNDKLKLPACIGIGLNYAEVLDEEKKMLSMEKVEKLGFSVTPVAFNLSLDTLLNNEAVKTLNLNFGEQKMLVDWF, from the coding sequence ATGTCTAACTATTACGAACGATACTTAAATCTGATAGATAAAAAAGTTGAAGGTTTTTTTGAGCAGCAGGCGCCTTATATTAAATGTAAAAAAGGATGTTCTTATTGTTGTGAATCAGGAAGTTATCCTATAACGGAGCTTGAATTTAAGTATATGCGTTTAGGTTTCAGCAAATTAGACAGAGTTAAGCAAACTCTTGTTCTTCAAAATATTAGAAAAATTAAACAAGGGCGAAATGATAACGAAGATGAATTTTTATACCAATGCCCGTTTTTAATAGACAAAATTTGTTGTATATACGAGTACAGGGGCTTAATTTGCCGGGTATTCGGATTGCCGTACTTTGACAAAAACGATAAATTAAAATTGCCTGCCTGTATTGGTATAGGTTTAAATTATGCAGAAGTACTTGACGAAGAAAAGAAAATGCTTTCGATGGAAAAGGTTGAGAAATTAGGGTTTTCGGTAACCCCTGTGGCATTTAACCTCAGTTTGGATACTCTTTTGAATAATGAGGCTGTCAAAACTTTGAATCTGAATTTTGGTGAACAAAAAATGCTTGTTGATTGGTTTTAG